A single Paenibacillus kribbensis DNA region contains:
- a CDS encoding NB-ARC domain-containing protein, with amino-acid sequence MKDEKSSKDWPHDWIKKIRSRPARHSLSKRMRQVDLARQVGVDPRTVQQWESGDRLPSIGSLKRLIQVFLEEGLFLEGAQQKEAEELWLAVKRFSEARSATKREFPDFDVTWFETVALFEGSAQEGRVATQAVSDASKSPLPKLLSRFVGRSQPMADLRERLKIHSLVSIVGPGGIGKTSLAVRVASTLAETYPDGIWMFEFGAVKDHHFLGQFLLSTMGLQNQVNRTDLQTILDVVSNKRIMFIFDNCEHVIDACAALAESLLMAASALSILVTSRESLNISGEYVYRLPPLSFPGEEYSLGELSEEEIKEFEAVQLFLERARLAAPEFQLTLPNLKLVGVICRKLEGIPLAIELAASRMSMLTLEQMEERLASLLTLLTAGKRNAVPRQKTLKSTIDWSYDLLTGKERLLLRRLSVFSGGFTLEAVEQICSCEPISSIVDDKLVREDMLDLLSGLANKSLVSIEISDDYHYIRYFMLETIKEYADEKMREETDDRNRHVLLERHAQYYSQILNRAEAKFRTRERNACLDEVRREYANLRSVMQWSYENAHANPIGLHMVSNLYWFWLHEGGLKEGLFWLNRFLESTVHEELPGGDFAKALHGRGVIQFVQGNVKDAMVSAARSVDLARDLNDAALLASSLRLMAFLYINQLHSEEAEPLVQESVDIARKTKDMWNLAASLHAYGKLKLEQKEFHDASILLKESVYFFELVQDKWEVSGPYESLGYAALKLGQIDQSIEYFKKSITISQIYKGTWILSRGIEGLAIAFWAKKAYPEATILLSAAEKCRESFGGAAIPNFPVEHNVALLDLQHVLNEQEMRDIWNKGKSLTKDQILAYSLET; translated from the coding sequence ATGAAAGACGAAAAATCTTCAAAAGATTGGCCCCATGATTGGATTAAAAAAATTCGTTCCAGGCCCGCTAGACATAGCCTTTCCAAAAGAATGCGGCAAGTTGACCTGGCAAGGCAAGTTGGTGTCGATCCACGAACTGTGCAACAGTGGGAGAGCGGAGATCGTCTTCCCAGCATTGGGAGCCTTAAACGTTTGATTCAAGTCTTTTTGGAAGAAGGGCTCTTCTTGGAGGGGGCTCAGCAGAAAGAGGCTGAGGAGCTTTGGCTTGCAGTAAAACGTTTCTCAGAAGCACGTTCTGCAACAAAACGGGAGTTTCCGGATTTTGATGTCACTTGGTTTGAAACCGTAGCTTTGTTTGAAGGTTCCGCGCAGGAAGGTCGGGTTGCCACGCAAGCCGTTTCAGATGCAAGCAAAAGTCCGTTACCAAAGCTTCTTTCTCGCTTTGTAGGAAGAAGCCAACCCATGGCCGACCTGAGAGAACGGCTGAAGATTCATTCCCTTGTTTCAATCGTAGGTCCCGGGGGAATAGGAAAAACGTCTCTTGCCGTTCGAGTCGCTTCAACGCTTGCAGAAACGTATCCGGACGGTATTTGGATGTTTGAATTCGGCGCCGTGAAGGACCATCATTTTTTGGGCCAGTTTCTTTTATCCACTATGGGACTGCAAAATCAAGTGAATCGAACGGATCTCCAAACCATATTGGATGTTGTGTCTAACAAGAGAATAATGTTTATTTTCGACAATTGCGAACACGTCATTGATGCATGCGCGGCTTTAGCCGAATCACTCCTGATGGCTGCGTCAGCACTAAGCATCCTGGTCACGAGCCGGGAATCCTTGAACATCTCTGGGGAATACGTCTATCGGCTCCCCCCGTTATCCTTTCCAGGGGAGGAGTATTCGCTGGGCGAACTCTCCGAAGAAGAAATTAAGGAATTTGAAGCCGTGCAACTGTTTTTGGAACGTGCACGTTTGGCGGCCCCTGAGTTTCAGCTCACGCTGCCAAACTTGAAGCTTGTCGGTGTCATTTGCAGAAAATTAGAAGGAATTCCGTTAGCCATTGAGCTTGCGGCTTCCAGAATGAGCATGTTGACACTGGAACAGATGGAAGAGCGTCTGGCGAGTCTGCTGACATTATTGACTGCGGGAAAACGAAATGCTGTGCCGCGTCAAAAAACGCTGAAATCTACAATCGATTGGAGCTACGATCTATTAACCGGCAAAGAGCGACTGCTCCTGAGGAGGCTCAGTGTATTTTCAGGAGGGTTTACGTTGGAGGCAGTGGAGCAGATCTGTAGTTGCGAACCCATATCGTCCATCGTTGATGATAAACTTGTCCGGGAAGATATGCTTGATCTGTTATCTGGACTGGCCAACAAGTCACTCGTCTCAATCGAAATCAGTGATGACTACCACTACATCCGTTATTTCATGCTGGAAACCATTAAGGAATATGCTGACGAGAAGATGCGGGAGGAAACTGACGACCGTAACAGACATGTTCTTCTTGAACGTCATGCTCAATATTACAGCCAAATTTTGAATCGCGCGGAAGCCAAGTTCAGGACTCGCGAGCGTAATGCCTGCCTTGACGAAGTGAGACGGGAATATGCAAACCTGCGCTCAGTCATGCAATGGTCTTATGAAAACGCGCATGCCAACCCGATTGGGCTTCATATGGTTTCGAACCTTTACTGGTTCTGGCTTCATGAAGGCGGGTTAAAGGAGGGCTTGTTTTGGCTTAATCGTTTTTTGGAAAGTACTGTTCATGAAGAACTGCCTGGTGGAGATTTTGCCAAAGCATTGCATGGGCGGGGCGTCATTCAATTCGTCCAAGGAAACGTTAAAGATGCCATGGTCTCAGCTGCACGCAGCGTTGATCTCGCCCGTGATCTAAATGATGCTGCACTATTAGCCTCTTCTCTTCGTCTCATGGCATTTCTTTACATCAACCAGCTACATTCGGAAGAAGCCGAACCTCTGGTTCAGGAGAGCGTTGATATAGCGAGGAAAACGAAGGACATGTGGAATTTGGCGGCTTCGTTGCATGCTTACGGAAAGCTAAAGCTGGAACAAAAAGAGTTTCATGACGCATCTATACTTCTAAAAGAGAGTGTGTACTTCTTCGAATTGGTTCAGGATAAATGGGAAGTATCCGGTCCGTACGAAAGCCTCGGTTATGCTGCCTTGAAACTTGGGCAGATCGATCAATCCATTGAATACTTCAAAAAAAGTATTACGATTAGCCAAATCTACAAAGGGACATGGATTCTCTCTCGTGGAATAGAAGGACTGGCTATAGCGTTTTGGGCAAAGAAGGCTTATCCAGAAGCGACCATCCTTCTAAGTGCTGCTGAGAAATGTCGCGAAAGCTTCGGAGGTGCAGCCATTCCGAATTTTCCCGTGGAGCATAATGTAGCGCTTCTTGATCTTCAACATGTTTTAAATGAACAGGAAATGCGTGATATTTGGAACAAAGGAAAGAGTCTAACGAAAGACCAAATTCTTGCATATTCGCTAGAAACCTAG
- a CDS encoding transcriptional regulator, producing the protein MAVHINSLLAAAKNVHCTSEWFTDIVGTNPVNIRKILVQLKKAGLAGVRASIGDTFLLIGLDC; encoded by the coding sequence ATGGCGGTTCACATTAATTCCTTGCTAGCTGCCGCCAAGAATGTGCACTGCACCTCGGAATGGTTCACCGATATCGTCGGTACGAATCCGGTTAATATTCGGAAAATACTCGTGCAGCTAAAGAAAGCGGGATTGGCGGGCGTACGAGCCAGTATAGGGGACACTTTTTTGCTTATAGGGCTCGACTGCTGA
- a CDS encoding carbohydrate-binding protein — MSEASIQWNSINCALAGTKNVKFKYALERGIRNLDVYVNGTKVISDAAFDATGSWGIWEEKTIQIPMSSGINTLKVVTTGTEGPNLKSIHISSQ, encoded by the coding sequence ATGTCCGAGGCATCCATTCAGTGGAACAGCATTAACTGTGCCTTAGCAGGCACAAAAAATGTTAAATTCAAATATGCTTTGGAGAGAGGTATAAGGAATCTCGATGTGTATGTGAACGGAACGAAGGTAATTAGCGATGCAGCTTTTGATGCAACTGGGAGTTGGGGAATATGGGAAGAAAAAACAATTCAGATACCCATGAGTAGCGGAATCAATACATTAAAAGTGGTAACGACCGGCACAGAAGGACCGAATTTAAAGAGTATTCATATTTCATCCCAGTAG
- a CDS encoding aldo/keto reductase: MEYVKLGNTGLDVSSIALGCMSYGDPERGRHQWTLNEEESRPMIKKALDLGINFFDTANEYQKGSSEEIVGRALKDFANRDEVVIATKVFAGMREGQNAVGLSRKAIMTEIDHSLRRLGTDYIDLYQVHNWDYNTPIEETMEALHDVVKAGKARYIGASNMYTWQFQKALYTAERHGWTRFVSMQNHLNLLYREEEREKLPFCKEEKIGVIPWSPLARGRLTRNWDETSFRADNDMFGKVLYQATAESDRKVIESVNEVAEARGIPRAQVALAWVLQKDAVTAPIVGATKEQHLTDAVAALDVRLTDKEIEKLEEAYVPHPDNLTNLTFYAKQNALMKSVSAPSAH, from the coding sequence ATGGAATATGTGAAGTTAGGCAATACTGGCCTAGATGTCTCCAGTATAGCTCTCGGTTGCATGAGTTATGGCGACCCTGAACGTGGAAGACATCAATGGACCTTAAATGAAGAAGAAAGTCGTCCCATGATTAAGAAGGCTCTTGATCTGGGTATCAATTTTTTTGATACGGCAAATGAATATCAGAAAGGCAGCAGCGAAGAAATTGTTGGCAGGGCTCTAAAGGACTTTGCCAACCGAGATGAAGTGGTCATCGCAACCAAAGTGTTTGCTGGAATGAGAGAAGGACAAAATGCGGTAGGTCTCTCCCGAAAGGCCATCATGACGGAGATTGATCACAGCCTTAGACGACTGGGTACAGACTACATTGATCTTTATCAAGTCCATAACTGGGATTACAATACGCCCATTGAAGAGACGATGGAAGCGCTGCATGACGTTGTAAAAGCTGGCAAGGCACGTTATATTGGAGCTTCCAACATGTATACCTGGCAATTTCAAAAAGCGCTTTATACTGCCGAGCGCCATGGGTGGACCCGGTTCGTCAGTATGCAAAATCATCTGAACTTATTGTACCGAGAGGAAGAACGGGAAAAGCTGCCGTTTTGCAAAGAGGAAAAAATCGGTGTGATTCCATGGAGTCCGTTGGCCAGAGGCAGATTGACCCGGAACTGGGATGAAACAAGTTTTCGTGCGGACAACGATATGTTTGGCAAAGTTCTATACCAGGCAACAGCAGAATCAGATCGAAAAGTCATCGAATCGGTGAATGAGGTAGCGGAAGCGCGTGGAATTCCCCGTGCTCAGGTCGCTTTGGCATGGGTGCTGCAAAAAGATGCTGTTACAGCTCCAATCGTAGGAGCTACGAAAGAGCAGCATTTAACCGACGCAGTAGCGGCACTGGACGTTCGATTGACTGACAAAGAAATCGAGAAACTGGAAGAGGCATACGTTCCTCATCCGGACAATCTTACCAATCTTACGTTTTATGCGAAACAAAATGCTTTGATGAAATCTGTCTCCGCCCCGTCTGCTCATTAA
- a CDS encoding TetR/AcrR family transcriptional regulator, protein MAKRAMTDEAKALKAQAILDQAARMFEESEYNHIKMSDIAKEMQMSKGILFVYFKTKEALFFNLLCREYEIRLIRLTELIIEQPIHNFNDFKRLIMTELIEWLKR, encoded by the coding sequence ATGGCAAAACGTGCAATGACAGATGAAGCGAAGGCGTTAAAGGCGCAAGCCATTCTAGATCAGGCCGCTCGCATGTTTGAAGAATCCGAATACAATCACATTAAAATGTCGGACATCGCTAAAGAAATGCAAATGTCAAAGGGTATTCTTTTCGTTTATTTTAAAACTAAAGAAGCTTTATTTTTCAATCTACTGTGTAGAGAGTACGAGATAAGGCTAATTCGGCTAACTGAACTAATAATCGAACAACCTATTCACAACTTCAACGATTTCAAACGCCTAATTATGACCGAGCTGATCGAATGGTTAAAGCGATGA
- a CDS encoding metal-dependent hydrolase, which yields MKISYHGHSVVKIETNGTTILIDPFITGNSNTDLEAVNVQADVILLTHGHGDHVGDTVEIAKRNNALVIASAELADILSWEGVRTHAMSIGGAYQFEFGKVKLTQAFHSSSQVNPETKTIIYTGMPTGILFTAESKTIYHAGDTGLFYDMKVIGELNNIDLAFLPIGDNHTMGPEDAALATEWLQAKQVVPIHFNTFPSIKQDPHYFASLLKEGVGKVLKPGERLELIP from the coding sequence ATGAAAATATCTTATCATGGACATTCGGTTGTAAAAATCGAAACCAACGGCACAACCATTCTTATTGATCCTTTTATTACAGGCAACTCCAACACCGATTTGGAAGCAGTCAATGTGCAGGCTGATGTAATCCTTCTGACCCATGGTCACGGGGATCATGTTGGAGATACTGTGGAAATTGCGAAACGAAATAACGCGCTGGTCATTGCATCGGCCGAGCTAGCGGATATTCTCAGTTGGGAAGGTGTACGAACCCATGCCATGAGCATTGGGGGAGCCTACCAATTCGAATTTGGAAAAGTGAAATTAACCCAAGCTTTTCATAGCTCAAGCCAAGTTAATCCGGAGACCAAAACAATCATCTATACGGGAATGCCTACAGGGATTCTGTTCACGGCAGAGAGCAAAACGATTTACCACGCAGGAGACACAGGTTTGTTCTACGATATGAAGGTGATTGGAGAACTCAACAACATCGATTTGGCATTTCTCCCGATCGGAGACAACCATACTATGGGACCAGAGGATGCTGCACTGGCAACTGAATGGCTTCAAGCGAAACAAGTTGTGCCGATCCATTTCAATACGTTCCCTTCTATTAAACAAGACCCTCACTACTTCGCTTCGCTTCTAAAGGAGGGGGTAGGGAAAGTGTTGAAACCGGGAGAAAGGCTGGAGTTGATTCCTTGA
- a CDS encoding tautomerase family protein codes for MPLTRIVTLEGRSSEAKARIKEVVSQTIVDKLHVPENDRFLIIEEHNQENFSFDPNCLDIERSDGFLIVQIILNAGRSSEVKKEFYAALAEQLHQQCNIRTEDVFINLIEVTKDNWSYGNGIAPFIV; via the coding sequence ATGCCTTTAACGCGTATCGTCACGTTGGAAGGACGTTCGAGCGAGGCTAAAGCCCGTATTAAAGAGGTCGTCTCCCAAACGATCGTGGACAAACTGCACGTGCCTGAAAATGATCGTTTTCTGATTATCGAGGAACACAACCAGGAGAACTTCAGCTTTGATCCAAACTGTCTGGACATTGAAAGAAGCGATGGATTTCTCATCGTTCAAATCATCCTGAATGCCGGCAGATCGTCCGAAGTAAAAAAAGAGTTCTATGCGGCATTAGCTGAACAACTGCATCAACAGTGCAACATTAGAACGGAAGATGTTTTCATCAATTTAATTGAAGTCACGAAAGACAACTGGTCTTATGGCAACGGCATCGCCCCATTTATTGTTTAA
- a CDS encoding FMN-dependent NADH-azoreductase, protein MSTVLYITAHPGNPEASYSLSVGEQFVQAYQESHPEDKVVHVDLYQRNIPHIDADVLEAWGKLQTGAPFDQLTSAQQEKVTQLNHLLEEFIAADKYVFVTPMWNFSYPPVLKAYIDSFCVRAKTFKYTENGPVGLLHNKKAFHIQASGGIYSEGPVAERENGSRHLKTVLNFVGVTDFDSLFVEGLSTAGDRAPQIKADAIEKARNAAKNF, encoded by the coding sequence ATGTCGACTGTTCTTTATATCACTGCGCATCCCGGTAATCCAGAAGCATCTTACAGCCTTTCCGTTGGCGAGCAATTTGTACAAGCCTATCAAGAAAGCCACCCAGAAGATAAGGTTGTGCACGTAGACCTGTATCAACGAAACATTCCGCATATCGATGCAGATGTATTGGAGGCATGGGGCAAGCTTCAAACGGGAGCACCGTTTGACCAATTGACTTCTGCGCAGCAAGAAAAAGTAACTCAATTGAATCATTTGCTAGAAGAGTTCATCGCTGCGGACAAGTACGTGTTCGTTACACCAATGTGGAACTTCTCTTACCCTCCGGTATTGAAGGCGTACATTGATTCCTTTTGCGTCAGAGCCAAAACGTTTAAATACACGGAGAACGGCCCCGTTGGACTGCTGCATAATAAAAAAGCATTTCACATTCAAGCTAGCGGCGGCATCTATTCGGAAGGTCCTGTTGCGGAACGTGAGAATGGAAGCCGTCATTTGAAGACCGTTTTGAACTTTGTCGGCGTAACAGACTTCGACAGTCTGTTTGTGGAGGGTCTGTCCACGGCGGGAGACCGCGCTCCCCAAATCAAAGCCGATGCAATCGAAAAAGCCCGCAACGCTGCGAAGAATTTCTAA